One bacterium DNA window includes the following coding sequences:
- a CDS encoding citrate transporter, with the protein MFLSIPVEFILFGLTLLCVALFHHYVLQVALTGLAVILTYKLSFTSFDAVAHIHHEWAIVVNLLGLLVGFAILAKHFEESHIPEILPKHLPNGMAGPLVLLCITFVLSSFLDNIAAAMIGGTIALTVFRGKVHIGFLAAIVAASNAGGAGSVLGDTTTTMMWIDGVSPWDVLHAYYGSIGAFAFFAIVASIQQNKLQTIIRAEGSENHSIDWGKILVVALILVGAIATNILLDFPALGVWVAIFIGAFIRKTAWHEIPVALKGSIFLVSLVLSASMMPVDQLPPAAWFTTFILGFVSSVFDNIPLTKLALDQGGYDWGVLAYAVGYGGSMIWFGSSAGVAISGIFPKAKSVVFWLKDGWHVAVGYVIGFFIMLALWGWEPHENHKTEKSESLKQPSTEQTH; encoded by the coding sequence TTGTTTTTGAGCATTCCGGTCGAATTTATTTTGTTTGGCCTTACACTGCTGTGTGTTGCTCTGTTTCACCATTATGTTTTACAAGTGGCGTTGACAGGGCTTGCCGTCATTTTGACTTACAAATTAAGCTTTACTTCATTTGATGCCGTCGCGCACATTCATCACGAATGGGCGATTGTCGTTAATTTGCTCGGTTTGCTGGTAGGGTTCGCCATTCTTGCCAAACATTTTGAAGAATCGCATATACCGGAAATCCTTCCGAAGCACCTTCCCAATGGCATGGCCGGACCGCTGGTATTGCTATGCATCACATTTGTATTATCCTCTTTTCTGGATAATATCGCTGCGGCAATGATCGGCGGCACGATCGCACTAACGGTTTTTCGCGGTAAAGTGCACATCGGTTTTCTTGCCGCTATCGTCGCTGCAAGCAATGCCGGCGGCGCAGGAAGTGTTTTGGGCGACACGACCACGACGATGATGTGGATTGACGGCGTCAGCCCGTGGGATGTACTTCATGCATACTATGGCAGTATCGGTGCATTTGCCTTTTTTGCCATCGTTGCTTCAATACAACAGAACAAATTGCAAACCATCATCCGCGCTGAAGGTTCCGAAAACCATTCGATCGACTGGGGTAAAATCTTAGTCGTAGCTCTGATATTAGTCGGTGCAATTGCCACCAATATACTTCTTGATTTTCCTGCACTCGGCGTTTGGGTTGCAATTTTTATTGGCGCCTTTATCCGCAAAACCGCATGGCATGAAATACCCGTCGCGCTCAAAGGCAGCATCTTCCTGGTTTCTTTGGTGCTCAGCGCTTCCATGATGCCTGTTGATCAACTGCCGCCGGCCGCCTGGTTTACCACATTTATACTTGGATTCGTTTCCTCCGTATTCGACAACATCCCTTTGACCAAACTGGCCTTGGATCAAGGCGGATATGATTGGGGGGTTTTGGCTTATGCCGTCGGATATGGCGGATCCATGATTTGGTTTGGTTCTTCGGCGGGTGTGGCCATTTCAGGTATTTTCCCCAAAGCCAAATCCGTCGTGTTTTGGCTCAAAGACGGGTGGCATGTCGCTGTCGGTTATGTGATTGGCTTTTTTATTATGCTGGCTTTGTGGGGCTGGGAACCGCATGAAAACCACAAAACCGAAAAAAGCGAATCGCTTAAACAACCATCAACCGAACAAACGCATTAG
- a CDS encoding c-type cytochrome gives MKRRWFISVMTVLIFGSWYGFVSCQTNRPKNIKVLDELKDATIEEIKESMRLYTLSMGVECDYCHNKDDYASDEKKEKNISRDMMRMVRALNESTFKNAKESVTCYTCHRGAVKLKNIPPGL, from the coding sequence AAACGCAGATGGTTTATTTCTGTCATGACCGTACTGATCTTCGGATCGTGGTACGGATTTGTAAGCTGCCAGACCAACCGGCCTAAAAACATCAAAGTGCTTGATGAACTGAAGGACGCCACCATCGAAGAGATCAAAGAATCCATGCGCTTATACACCCTTTCTATGGGCGTCGAATGCGACTATTGCCACAATAAGGATGATTATGCGAGCGATGAAAAAAAGGAAAAAAATATTTCGCGCGATATGATGCGCATGGTCCGGGCGCTCAACGAAAGTACATTTAAAAACGCCAAAGAAAGTGTTACTTGTTATACATGCCACCGCGGCGCCGTAAAGTTAAAAAACATTCCGCCCGGACTGTAA